Proteins encoded by one window of Rutidosis leptorrhynchoides isolate AG116_Rl617_1_P2 chromosome 7, CSIRO_AGI_Rlap_v1, whole genome shotgun sequence:
- the LOC139857980 gene encoding tetraketide alpha-pyrone reductase 1 — translation MDHGMVCVTGASGFLASWLIKRLLLSGYHVVGTVRDPGNDRKLAHLWNLEGAKERLRLVKAELTEEGSFDNAIMGCTGVFHMASPVLGHITDPREEIIKPAVNGTLNVLRSCKKNPSLRRVVLTSSSSTVRVRENFDPKVPLDESSWSSVELCEKLQIWYVLSKTMAEKAAWEFCNENGINLVTVIPSFVVGPSLPPTLCSTASDILGLLQGETERFKWHGRMGYVHIDDVARCHILVYEHEEAEGRYLCSSTVIDNDELVSVLSARYPTLTIPKRFEQLGRPYYEFNTTKIERLGFKFKTIQEMFDDCITSLVAQGHLSIP, via the exons ATGGATCATGGCATGGTCTGTGTAACCGGTGCTTCTGGTTTCTTGGCTTCTTGGCTCATCAAACGACTCCTGTTATCTGGTTATCACGTTGTTGGCACCGTTAGAGACCCTG GAAACGACAGAAAACTAGCACACTTATGGAACCTTGAAGGGGCAAAGGAGAGGCTTCGACTAGTAAAAGCCGAATTAACAGAAGAAGGAAGCTTTGACAATGCGATTATGGGGTGTACGGGTGTCTTTCACATGGCTTCCCCAGTACTTGGACATATCACTGACCCACGG GAGGAGATAATTAAGCCAGCTGTTAATGGAACACTGAACGTGTTACGTTCTTGTAAAAAGAACCCGTCACTGAGACGAGTGGTTCTCACTTCTTCGTCTTCCACGGTTAGGGTCAGAGAAAATTTCGACCCAAAAGTACCTTTGGATGAGTCATCATGGAGCTCGGTTGAACTCTGTGAAAAACTACAGATTTGGTATGTATTGTCGAAAACAATGGCAGAAAAGGCGGCTTGGGAGTTTTGCAATGAGAATGGGATCAATTTGGTAACTGTTATTCCATCTTTTGTTGTTGGACCGAGTCTACCTCCTACTTTATGCTCAACGGCATCTGATATCCTCGGCTTGCTTCAAG GGGAGACAGAGAGGTTTAAATGGCATGGAAGGATGGGATATGTTCATATAGATGATGTTGCTCGTTGCCACATCTTAGTTTACGAGCATGAGGAAGCTGAAGGGCGATATTTATGCAGCTCAACTGTGATCGATAACGATGAACTCGTGTCAGTTCTGTCAGCACGTTATCCTACATTAACTATTCCTAAGAG GTTTGAGCAACTTGGACGACCTTATTATGAGTTTAACACGACAAAGATAGAGAGGTTAGGGTTCAAGTTCAAGACGATTCAAGAGATGTTTGATGACTGTATCACATCGCTTGTGGCGCAAGGCCATCTTTCTATACCTTAG